In Alkalihalobacillus sp. AL-G, the genomic stretch AGACTCACCTTCCATATTTGTAATGGTTGTGGAAAAGCCTTGTTCCCCTTTTGATTTCATTGTAACGGATGGTTTAACGGTCTCATCTTGTTGGTCCTCAGGTGTTTTAATGGTAATTTCATAGTTTTCATCACCATCTAACACTCCATTACCGTTAGAGTCTTCATTTAACGGATCAGTATTTAATTTTAGTTCATTTCCATCTTTCAATTTGTCATTATCGGTGTCCATAGATAATGGGTCCAGATTTCTTTGAACTTCATATCCGTCTGTTAGAGTATCACTATCCGTATCTTCATTTTCAAGACTTGTCCCGTATTTTTGCTCTTGAATGTTCACTAGCCTATCTTCATCCGTATCTTCCTGACCATCATTCACACCGTTTCCATTACTATCAACTAGTAACGGATTTAATGAATATGAATATGTTTCTATATAATCATTTAATCCATCCCCATCTGTATCTTTACTTAAGGGATTAGTTTTAAGAACAATCTCTTCTAGGTTATATAATCCTTCTTGGTCATCATCTTTTTCAAGTTTATAATTAAAGTTATGTTCTGAAAAAGATTTAAAGATAGCATTTGTAGAACCCTCTATCTTCTTAATGGATTGTTTCACATGATTTTTCTCATAATGATGGACAGCGTTATCAAGTTTATTTTGAGCTTCCTTTTTAAATTTATTTGAATTTTTATCTTGGTAAGACATAACAAAAAGCATGTCCTTGAGAAGATTTTCGTTTAATAGTATAGCAATCTCTAAAACTTCCAGTTTTTGCTCATTACTATCTAACCTTTCAATGAATTCACCCAACAACGGGAAGAAATCTTGGTCTGTAACCCGATTAATATTGAGTTCTTCATGCACAGCAATTTCATTTTCTAGCCTTTCAATTAACTGCCCATTTGTTTCACCGTTATTCTTTTTGGACATCCAGTTCTGGTCTTCCTTAACAGAGTTAATAATGCTCATGAGCGAGTCATAAGAACTAGTTTGTTGGTTTGTAATACCTTCCGCTTGAACAGAATCAATACCTATGTAAGAAGTTAACAAGCCCATAATTAATGTAATTATACAAGTGATTTTTAATAATCGATGCTTATAAAACATTGTTACCTCCTGAAATTTTTATATAAAACTCTATCCTCCTTTCTCAAATAATTACATAATTATGGTAACAAATGTTTAATAAAATAGCTATAGAATATATGAATAATTTACTAATAAATAACAAAATTTGTTTATTAAGTAGTTAATAAGATTATTAAATTCCAATAGAAAAAGCAGATCTATATACTCATATAATCTGCTCTAACTACATGATAAATTTAGAATATTTTTTAATTCTTTGTATTTCTTATCTCTTTTCTTGAGGTGTAAATTTCACGTTTCCAGCAGTTCTTGAATCTCTATCTTTTTTCTTATCCTTTCCCTAAAAAGGCACCGTAAATCATCTTACTAGGTTTTTCAAGCTACTATAAGCTTAAGAAAAATAATTGGTAAATCCCTTTACTCCAGAAAACTGTTTTATTGAACTGGACTATGTCCCCTTTGAGAAATCGAAATATAAACTCAATGGAATCCCATATTATCTATCTTTTATTTTTTTATCAATATAAATAGGAAGCTACTAATATATTTTGGATCGAAGCCAACTACCATAGATCCATTAAGTGGAGTTATATCAAAAAATTTTTAAATGAAAAGTTATATAAGGCAAGTGAACTTCAATATACAGTTTAAAATGGACCGACGTAGATCTCGTAAATCAAAAATCCTCGATCAGCCGTTCGTTGGCGACGACGAAGAGTTTAGGGTATGCATTGACCAACATCAAAACGGCAAATTCGAGAAAACAAATTTCCATTTCCCAATATGTTGTAAAAGCTTTAGTCAAGCATAAGGAAGATCAAGATACCCTGAAAGACACACTAAAAGATGGGTATGAGGATAACAGCTTAGTGTTTCCCAATCTGTATGGAGGCTTTAAAAATCCCGACAATTTACGCCGGGAGTTCAACTCGCTTATCGAAAAATCAGGTGTCCTACGAATCAACTTTCACGCTCTGCGGCATACTCATGCGACCTGGCTCTTGAAAAATGGGATCAATCCAAAGGTCGTGTCCGAACGGCTGGGTTATCATGACGTCGGGATCACGCTGAAGACGTATTCTCATGTATCGTATGATCTGCAGGAAGAAGCTGCATAGAAGCTGGAGGAGACGATCCAAAAGGTGATTTCAAATAGTGTCGATACAAGTTTGTGAACATCCGTGAACAAATATCGAATAGAATTGGATATGGGTAAAACAAAACAACTTAAAAAACCCTTGCGGTGCAAGGGTTTCGAGTAAGTGGAGCATAGCGGGCTCGAACCGCTGACCTCTTCGCTGCCAGCGAAGCGCTCTCCCAGCTGAGCTAATGCCCCATTTTTATGATAATTAACAGAAAAAGTATAGCATATGCTCTTTCAATTTGACAAGAGTCGCAGGCTATATTATTTCTCTTTTCCGTTTGGTGAATTGAGCATGAGAAAGAATTGTGTAAGAAAATACGCTAGGAGTCCATATACAATCAAGGCAAAGATACTCGTTAGCTCCAACTCATATCGTTCGGCAATGACCGGCGATGGAAAAATATTTCGAAATGGAGCCAACAAAGGCATAGTCAGGTTATAGATCCATTGGACGAATGGTGTATATGGATTTGCTCCAAACAACTTTAAAATGATCCGCAATAAAATCAGTGCTTCAATAATACCCATTAACAAGTTGACTAAGTATACACCAAGTGGTCTATTCCGCATAAATCTCCCTCCTTTCTAATGTTTTTCACATACAAAATATGGATATACTGTGAGGATGACACGACTAATCCTAAAGGTGACCGAATCATGAAAACCATATCTTTATATTATTTAAGGCTTCCTGCAGTTGCTCGATTGTTCATTATTGTCATCGCGGTACTATTTATATTCGGAACCATCATCCATTTACTTGAGCCAAACAATATCACCTCGATTTTCAACGGGATTTATTGGGCTATCGTTACAATTTCGACAATTGGATATGGTGACTTTGTTCCAAAAACGGTTCCCGGAAAACTGGTCACGATTCTCATGGTGTTTTTGGGTACAACCTTTATTACCTATTTGTTTTCACAGGCTGCCACATATACAATCAAACGCCAATCCCGTCTTGTCAAAGGAAACGTAAATTTTACGGATGAAGGACATGTTATTGTAATTGGTTGGAATGAACGATCAAAAGTATTCATTGAT encodes the following:
- a CDS encoding potassium channel family protein, with protein sequence MKTISLYYLRLPAVARLFIIVIAVLFIFGTIIHLLEPNNITSIFNGIYWAIVTISTIGYGDFVPKTVPGKLVTILMVFLGTTFITYLFSQAATYTIKRQSRLVKGNVNFTDEGHVIVIGWNERSKVFIDQLQIDQPGLDIVLVDRTLNKNPTRNGNVHFINGKPYEDATLMKANVRSAHYVIITANSELSEEQADMDSILTLVALKGCSPLVKVIVEIKTETHYENAKRAGADTIVQSSRIIGSTFLEKLD
- a CDS encoding site-specific integrase yields the protein MYSLKWTDVDLVNQKSSISRSLATTKSLGYALTNIKTANSRKQISISQYVVKALVKHKEDQDTLKDTLKDGYEDNSLVFPNLYGGFKNPDNLRREFNSLIEKSGVLRINFHALRHTHATWLLKNGINPKVVSERLGYHDVGITLKTYSHVSYDLQEEAA
- a CDS encoding YggT family protein, whose amino-acid sequence is MRNRPLGVYLVNLLMGIIEALILLRIILKLFGANPYTPFVQWIYNLTMPLLAPFRNIFPSPVIAERYELELTSIFALIVYGLLAYFLTQFFLMLNSPNGKEK